One genomic segment of Sminthopsis crassicaudata isolate SCR6 chromosome 2, ASM4859323v1, whole genome shotgun sequence includes these proteins:
- the GRAMD2A gene encoding LOW QUALITY PROTEIN: GRAM domain-containing protein 2A (The sequence of the model RefSeq protein was modified relative to this genomic sequence to represent the inferred CDS: inserted 1 base in 1 codon) gives MGKVPYFFKERTEYAIPSEFIIRRLSTSSKQMHETVPLKIPVDQLEKLEESPKERSPYLETLEESVQLPEGLKDEEIKKSSLEVTPNKYNHQYHKLFKDIPPEETVLKVCSCALQRDILIQGRLYISHNWLCFHASLFGKDIKVVIPVLSVQMIKKHKMARLLPNGLAITTNTSRKYIFVSLISRDSVYDVLRRVCTHLQPSSKKSLSVREYPDEPDSESLEGLVPEMKWRKMSPTTLSLSLPDDVFPCIHRGSMSSLGTKESSFTSEKPLASDNVIHTEEELEGEPEGSPELRPWXYQLLKVFFVLICLLVLSSSYMAFRIFRLEQQLCSLNWDSVSHKHR, from the exons CTCTAAACAGATGCATGAAACAGTTCCCTTGAAGATCCCAGTGGACCAACTGGAGAAATTGGAGGAATCTCCAAAAGAAAGGAGCCCCTACCTGGAGACCCTGGAGGAGAG TGTACAGCTACCTGAAGGcctaaaagatgaagaaataaagaaaagcagcCTAGAAGTG ACACCAAATAAATACAACCACCAATATCATAAGCTGTTCAAGGACATCCCCCCAGAGGAGACAGTTCTGAAAG TGTGTTCCTGTGCGCTCCAAAGGGACATCCTCATCCAAGGCCGTCTGTACATCTCCCACAACTGGCTCTGCTTTCATGCTAGCCTCTTTGGCAAAGACATCAAG GTAGTCATCCCTGTGCTGTCTGTCCAGATGATTAAAAAGCACAAGATGGCCAGACTCTTGCCCAATGGACTGGCTATTACAACCAACACAAGCAGAAAG TATATTTTTGTGTCACTGATCTCAAGGGACAGCGTGTATGATGTATTGAGAAGAGTCTGCACCCATCTGCAG CCTTCCAGTAAGAAGAGTCTGAGTGTAAGAGAATATCCAGATGAACCTGATTCTGAGTCTCTG GAGGGCCTCGTGCcagaaatgaaatggagaaagatgTCCCCAACTACATTGTCTCTGTCCCTCCCTGATGATGTCTTTCCCTGCATTCACCGGGGATCCATGAGCAGCCTGGGCACCAAGGAGAGCTCTTTCACCTCTGAGAAACCTCTGGCATCTG ATAATGTCATCCACACAGAGGAGGAGCTGGAAGGAGAACCGGAGGGCAGCCCAGAGCTGAGGCCCT ATTATCAACTACTCAAAGTCTTCTTTGTACT GATCTGCCTCCTTGTACTGTCATCATCCTACATGGCATTCCGAATCTTTCGGCTAGAGCAGCAGCTGTGTTCTCTGAACTGGGACTCCGTCTCCCACAAACACAG GTGA